The following proteins are co-located in the Gigantopelta aegis isolate Gae_Host chromosome 5, Gae_host_genome, whole genome shotgun sequence genome:
- the LOC121373796 gene encoding S-antigen protein-like isoform X1, producing the protein MRTCYFYAITAACCLVTMVLILWSEKLTNLTSSCLFFSNRECNERKSKGISHEPVILFDNLETNRNAASLPPLNRKSMNHQKTKSQKDADSTKRNSGKDADSTNRNSEKDADSTKRNSGKDADSTNRNSEKDADSTKRNSGKDADSTKRNSEKDAIYKGGKEDNVYESHRKDSVLNNEKKDVSGKKDKANGSGKKDNTYGRSTKVTVYINDGKNNVDENGKKNKVYDGDKKDSNYENDKNHGTKDKVHANDGKDDVYENDKKDKVYINGTKDKVRANDGKDDAYENDKKDKVYVNGTKDKVRANDGKDDVYENDKKDKVYINGTKDKVRANDQKDDVYENDKKDKVYVNGTKDKVRANDGKDDVYENDKKDKVYVNGTKDKVRSNDGKGEEKGKEVKVYRGDGVKRTVHQGGKRRYLIYQCDETSTCGGWGDRQRGMVSVFLLAIVTNRMFGINMTSPCDLKLFYIPNQVNWIVKKRDLKALSKIHVYGMDRNKNLYNLPTLDFNKRFPQDVVYLHTNIDYFWAIVKNPVFSKHLPKWVAYGRNKAFRTAWNMMMKYTAHFEEHVDNLMSLTSGGDLLCAHVRLRRNPTIPNDAKSINSPATVKHLWKFLDKYVTNSSRVFIATDSLEVRKMSKEYYKGRQLDSGGIILHIDRQRKWSQACEGFEMALLDQAILTQCSVLVSSASMFSQRAAMLSNTKDVFIFQNGTVSKLKV; encoded by the coding sequence ATGAGAACGTGTTATTTCTATGCCATCACTGCAGCTTGTTGCTTAGTTACAATGGTCTTGATTTTGTGGAGCGAAAAGTTAACCAATCTGACCTCCAGTTGCCTATTCTTTTCTAACCGCGAATGCAACGAACGCAAAAGTAAAGGAATATCACATGAACCTGTTATATTATTTGACAATCTCGAAACGAATCGGAATGCAGCGAGCTTGCCGCCACTTAACAGAAAATCCATGAACCATCAGAAAACGAAATCTCAGAAAGATGCAGACAGCACGAAGAGGAATTCTGGGAAAGATGCAGACAGCACGAATAGGAATTCTGAGAAAGATGCAGACAGCACGAAGAGGAATTCTGGGAAAGATGCAGACAGCACGAATAGGAATTCTGAGAAAGATGCAGACAGCACGAAGAGGAATTCTGGGAAAGATGCAGACAGCACGAAGAGGAATTCTGAGAAAGATGCAATTTACAAAGGTGGAAAGGAAGATAATGTCTATGAAAGTCACAGGAAAGATAGCGTATTGAACAATGAGAAAAAAGATGTAAGTGGAAAGAAAGACAAGGCCAATGGAAGTGGCAAGAAAGATAACACCTATGGACGTAGCACGAAAGTTACCGTCTATATAAACGATGGAAAAAATAATGTTGATGAAAATGGCAAGAAAAATAAGGTTTATGATGGTGACAAGAAAGATAGCAACTATGAAAATGATAAGAACCATGGCACGAAAGATAAAGTCCATGCAAATGATGGGAAGGATGATGTTTATGAAAATGATAAGAAAGATAAGGTCTATATAAATGGCACAAAAGATAAGGTCCGTGCAAATGATGGGAAGGATGATGCTTATGAAAATGATAAGAAAGATAAGGTCTATGTAAATGGCACAAAGGATAAGGTCCGTGCAAATGATGGGAAGGATGATGTTTATGAAAATGATAAGAAAGATAAGGTCTATATAAATGGCACAAAAGATAAGGTCCGTGCAAATGATCAGAAGGATGATGTTTATGAAAATGATAAGAAAGATAAGGTCTATGTAAATGGCACAAAGGATAAGGTCCGTGCAAATGATGGGAAGGATGATGTTTATGAAAATGATAAGAAAGATAAGGTCTATGTAAATGGCACAAAGGATAAGGTCCGTTCAAATGATGGGAAAGGTGAAGAGAAGGGCAAGGAAGTAAAGGTGTATAGAGGTGATGGAGTAAAACGTACGGTCCACCAAGGTGGCAAGAGGCgctatttgatataccagtgtgaCGAGACGTCAACCTGCGGCGGATGGGGAGATCGACAGAGGGGAATGGTGTCTGTTTTCCTTCTTGCTATCGTCACAAACAGAATGTTTGGAATCAATATGACCAGCCCGTGTGACCTCAAACTGTTCTACATCCCAAACCAGGTCAACTGGATCGTAAAGAAACGAGACTTGAAAGCCCTGTCCAAAATCCACGTTTATGGAATGGATCGGAATAAAAACCTTTATAATCTGCCGACACTAGATTTCAATAAACGCTTTCCTCAAGATGTAGTTTACCTACATACAAACATTGACTATTTCTGGGCAATTGTTAAAAACCCCGTGTTTTCAAAACACCTCCCCAAATGGGTGGCCTACGGAAGAAATAAAGCTTTCAGGACCGCGTGGAACATGATGATGAAGTACACCGCGCATTTCGAGGAGCACGTGGACAACCTCATGTCACTGACTTCCGGTGGAGATCTGCTCTGTGCGCATGTGCGACTGAGACGGAACCCAACCATTCCAAACGACGCGAAATCCATCAACTCTCCAgcgactgtcaaacatttgtggAAGTTTCTTGATAAGTACGTCACAAACTCGAGTCGCGTGTTTATAGCCACAGATTCGCTTGAAGTGAGGAAAATGTCGAAAGAGTATTATAAAGGGAGGCAACTCGACAGCGGCGGAATTATCCTGCACATTGACAGACAGCGGAAGTGGAGTCAGGCTTGCGAAGGGTTCGAAATGGCGCTTCTGGACCAAGCGATTCTCACACAGTGTTCAGTGTTAGTCTCTTCTGCCAGTATGTTTAGTCAACGTGCGGCCATGCTGTCAAACACCAAGGACGTGTTTATCTTTCAAAATGGTACAGTTTCAAAACTCAAAGTATGA
- the LOC121373796 gene encoding S-antigen protein-like isoform X2, translating to MRTCYFYAITAACCLVTMVLILWSEKLTNLTSSCLFFSNRECNERKSKGISHEPVILFDNLETNRNAASLPPLNRKSMNHQKTKSQKDADSTKRNSGKDADSTNRNSEKDADSTKRNSGKDADSTNRNSEKDADSTKRNSGKDADSTKRNSEKDAIYKGGKEDNVYESHRKDSVLNNEKKDVSGKKDKANGSGKKDNTYGRSTKVTVYINDGKNNVDENGKKNKVYDGDKKDSNYENDKNHGTKDKVHANDGKDDVYENDKKDKVYINGTKDKVRANDGKDDAYENDKKDKVYVNGTKDKVRANDGKDDVYENDKKDKVYINGTKDKVRANDQKDDVYENDKKDKVYVNGTKDKVRSNDGKGEEKGKEVKVYRGDGVKRTVHQGGKRRYLIYQCDETSTCGGWGDRQRGMVSVFLLAIVTNRMFGINMTSPCDLKLFYIPNQVNWIVKKRDLKALSKIHVYGMDRNKNLYNLPTLDFNKRFPQDVVYLHTNIDYFWAIVKNPVFSKHLPKWVAYGRNKAFRTAWNMMMKYTAHFEEHVDNLMSLTSGGDLLCAHVRLRRNPTIPNDAKSINSPATVKHLWKFLDKYVTNSSRVFIATDSLEVRKMSKEYYKGRQLDSGGIILHIDRQRKWSQACEGFEMALLDQAILTQCSVLVSSASMFSQRAAMLSNTKDVFIFQNGTVSKLKV from the exons ATGAGAACGTGTTATTTCTATGCCATCACTGCAGCTTGTTGCTTAGTTACAATGGTCTTGATTTTGTGGAGCGAAAAGTTAACCAATCTGACCTCCAGTTGCCTATTCTTTTCTAACCGCGAATGCAACGAACGCAAAAGTAAAGGAATATCACATGAACCTGTTATATTATTTGACAATCTCGAAACGAATCGGAATGCAGCGAGCTTGCCGCCACTTAACAGAAAATCCATGAACCATCAGAAAACGAAATCTCAGAAAGATGCAGACAGCACGAAGAGGAATTCTGGGAAAGATGCAGACAGCACGAATAGGAATTCTGAGAAAGATGCAGACAGCACGAAGAGGAATTCTGGGAAAGATGCAGACAGCACGAATAGGAATTCTGAGAAAGATGCAGACAGCACGAAGAGGAATTCTGGGAAAGATGCAGACAGCACGAAGAGGAATTCTGAGAAAGATGCAATTTACAAAGGTGGAAAGGAAGATAATGTCTATGAAAGTCACAGGAAAGATAGCGTATTGAACAATGAGAAAAAAGATGTAAGTGGAAAGAAAGACAAGGCCAATGGAAGTGGCAAGAAAGATAACACCTATGGACGTAGCACGAAAGTTACCGTCTATATAAACGATGGAAAAAATAATGTTGATGAAAATGGCAAGAAAAATAAGGTTTATGATGGTGACAAGAAAGATAGCAACTATGAAAATGATAAGAACCATGGCACGAAAGATAAAGTCCATGCAAATGATGGGAAGGATGATGTTTATGAAAATGATAAGAAAGATAAGGTCTATATAAATGGCACAAAAGATAAGGTCCGTGCAAATGATGGGAAGGATGATGCTTATGAAAATGATAAGAAAGATAAGGTCTATGTAAATGGCACAAAGGATAAGGTCCGTGCAAATGATGGGAAGGATGATGTTTATGAAAATGATAAGAAAGATAAGGTCTATATAAATGGCACAAAAGATAAGGTCCGTGCAAATGATCAGAAGGATGATGTTTATGAAAATGATAAGAAAGATAAGGTCTATGTAAATGGCACAAAGGATAAG GTCCGTTCAAATGATGGGAAAGGTGAAGAGAAGGGCAAGGAAGTAAAGGTGTATAGAGGTGATGGAGTAAAACGTACGGTCCACCAAGGTGGCAAGAGGCgctatttgatataccagtgtgaCGAGACGTCAACCTGCGGCGGATGGGGAGATCGACAGAGGGGAATGGTGTCTGTTTTCCTTCTTGCTATCGTCACAAACAGAATGTTTGGAATCAATATGACCAGCCCGTGTGACCTCAAACTGTTCTACATCCCAAACCAGGTCAACTGGATCGTAAAGAAACGAGACTTGAAAGCCCTGTCCAAAATCCACGTTTATGGAATGGATCGGAATAAAAACCTTTATAATCTGCCGACACTAGATTTCAATAAACGCTTTCCTCAAGATGTAGTTTACCTACATACAAACATTGACTATTTCTGGGCAATTGTTAAAAACCCCGTGTTTTCAAAACACCTCCCCAAATGGGTGGCCTACGGAAGAAATAAAGCTTTCAGGACCGCGTGGAACATGATGATGAAGTACACCGCGCATTTCGAGGAGCACGTGGACAACCTCATGTCACTGACTTCCGGTGGAGATCTGCTCTGTGCGCATGTGCGACTGAGACGGAACCCAACCATTCCAAACGACGCGAAATCCATCAACTCTCCAgcgactgtcaaacatttgtggAAGTTTCTTGATAAGTACGTCACAAACTCGAGTCGCGTGTTTATAGCCACAGATTCGCTTGAAGTGAGGAAAATGTCGAAAGAGTATTATAAAGGGAGGCAACTCGACAGCGGCGGAATTATCCTGCACATTGACAGACAGCGGAAGTGGAGTCAGGCTTGCGAAGGGTTCGAAATGGCGCTTCTGGACCAAGCGATTCTCACACAGTGTTCAGTGTTAGTCTCTTCTGCCAGTATGTTTAGTCAACGTGCGGCCATGCTGTCAAACACCAAGGACGTGTTTATCTTTCAAAATGGTACAGTTTCAAAACTCAAAGTATGA